One Lycium barbarum isolate Lr01 chromosome 5, ASM1917538v2, whole genome shotgun sequence genomic window carries:
- the LOC132640710 gene encoding shaggy-related protein kinase epsilon-like: MNVMRRLKSITSGRSSVSDPGGDLSLKRVKSEQQVNHKMDSEIQLEERCTIVPKENVTSTSEESSASTLNVDNKPGYVELPQEMSEMKITDKHSDDHADDIKDLEPAVVSGNGTETGQIIVTTVSGRNGQKKQTLSYMAERVVGTGSFGVVFQAKCLETGESVAIKKVLQDRRYKNRELQIVRMLDHPNLVHLRHCFYSTTEKNEVYLNLVLEYVSETVYRVSRHYSRVNHHMPIIYVQLYMYQLCRALNYMHNVIGVCHRDIKPQNLLVNPHTHQLKICDFGSAKMLVPGEPNIAYICSRYYRAPELIFGATEYTTAIDMWSAGCVFAELLLGQPLFPGESGVDQLVEIIKILGTPTREEIRCMNPNYTEFKFPQIKAHPWHKIFQRRIPPEAVDLASRLLQYSPTLRCTALEACAHPFFDALREPNACLPNGRPLPPLFNFTPQELSGAPTELRQRLIPEHARK, encoded by the exons atgaatGTGATGCGTCGCCTCAAAAGCATTACTTCTGGACGATCTTCCGTTTCCGATCct GGAGGGGATTTAAGCCTAAAAAGAGTGAAGTCTGAGCAACAAGTAAATCACAAGATGGATAGTGAAATTCAATTGGAAGAGCGATGTACTATAGTTCCGAAGGAGAATGTGACTTCTACTTCCGAGGAGAGTAGTGCTAGTACGTTGAATGTCGATAATAAGCCTGGATATGTGGAGCTTCCACAAGAAATGAGTGAAATGAAAATTACAGACAAACACTCTGATGACCACGCTGATGACATAAAG GACTTGGAGCCTGCTGTTGTTAGTGGTAATGGAACAGAAACAGGCCAGATAATTGTGACTACTGTGAGTGGTCGAAATGGACAGAAGAAACAG ACACTGTCTTACATGGCTGAACGTGTGGTGGGTACGGGTTCATTTGGAGTTGTATTTCAG GCTAAGTGTCTAGAAACAGGTGAATCTGTCGCAATAAAGAAGGTTTTACAGGATAGGAGATACAAGAACAGGGAACTACAGATTGTGCGCATGCTCGATCATCCTAATCTTGTTCACCTGAGGCACTGTTTCTATTCTACTACTGAGAAGAATGAGGTTTACCTTAACCTTGTTCTGGAGTATGTGTCTGAAACTGTTTACCGAGTTTCAAGGCACTACAGCCGAGTGAACCATCACATGCCCATCATATATGTTCAGCTGTACATGTACCAG CTATGTCGGGCTCTGAATTACATGCACAACGTAATTGGGGTATGTCACCGTGATATTAAACCGCAGAATCTTTTG GTTAATCCGCACACTCATCAGTTAAAGATCTGTGATTTTGGTAGTGCAAAGATGCTG GTACCCGGGGAGCCCAATATTGCCTACATTTGTTCTCGGTATTATAGAGCGCCTGAATTGATCTTTGGGGCTACAGAGTACACAACTGCAATTGATATGTGGTCAGCTGGATGTGTTTTTGCTGAGCTACTTTTGGGACAG CCTCTTTTCCCTGGAGAAAGTGGTGTTGATCAGCTGGTGGAGATCATCAAG ATTTTGGGGACACCAACTAGAGAGGAAATTAGGTGCATGAATCCAAACTATACAGAGTTCAAGTTTCCTCAAATCAAAGCTCACCCGTGGCACAAG atatTTCAGAGAAGAATACCTCCTGAAGCAGTAGATTTGGCATCAAGGCTGCTCCAGTATTCTCCAACTTTGCGTTGTACTGCT TTGGAGGCATGCGCACACCCTTTCTTTGATGCTCTGAGGGAACCAAATGCTTGCTTACCTAATGGGCGACCTTTGCCACCCCTATTCAACTTTACACCTCAAG AACTTTCTGGTGCACCTACTGAACTGAGACAACGCCTCATTCCTGAACACGCGAGGAAATGA